A part of Fusarium graminearum PH-1 chromosome 3, whole genome shotgun sequence genomic DNA contains:
- a CDS encoding T-complex protein 1 subunit beta yields MSFQPTQIFEEGTTEEKGENARLSAFVGAIAVGDLVKSTLGPKGMDKILQSASTAEIMVTNDGATILKSIALDNAAAKVLVNISKVQDDEVGDGTTSVAVLAAELLREAEKLVDKKIHPQTIIEGYRIASHAALKALEGSAVDHSKNPEAFRQDLLAIARTTLSSKVLAQDRNQFAELAVDAVLRLRSSDLNHIQIIKKAGGKLSDSYLDEGFILDKKIGVNQPKRLEKAKILVANTSMDTDKVKIFGARVKVGSTSKLAELEKAEKDKMKAKVEKIKAHGINCFINRQLIYNWPEQLFTDAGIMSIEHADFDGIERLALVTGGEIASTFDHPEQVKLGHCDTIEEVIIGEDTLIKFSGVSGGEACTIVLRGATEQLLDEAERSLHDALAVLSQTVKEPRTTLGGGCAEMLMAKAVEGAATRVEGKRQLAVQSFAIALRQLPTILADNAGLDSGDLVARLRKALYDGLTTYGLDLMTPGGGITDMRDLGVIESYKLKKAVVSSASEAAELLLRVDDIIRAAPRRRERM; encoded by the exons ATG TCTTTCCAACCAACCCAAATTTTTGAGGAGGGCACCACCgaggagaagggtgagaaTGCTCGTCTCTCAGCCTTTGTTGGTGCTATCGCCGTTGGTGATCTCGTGAAGAGTACACTCGGTCCCAAGGGCATGGACAAGATTCTACAGTCAGC CTCCACCGCCGAAATCATGGTTACCAACGACGGtgccaccatcctcaagtcGATCGCCCTCGATAACGCCGCCGCAAAggttcttgtcaacatctccaaggTTCAAGATGACGAAGTCGGTGACGGTACCACATCAGTTGCTGTCCTCGCTGCCGAGCTGCTAAGAGAGGCGGAGAAGCtggtcgacaagaagatccaCCCCCAGACTATTATTGAAGGATACAGAATAGCCAGCCACGCTGCTTTGAAGGCTCTGGAGGGCTCAGCCGTCGACCACAGCAAGAACCCCGAGGCGTTCCGACAGGACCTCCTTGCCATTGCCCGAACAACTCTTAGTTCCAAAGTCCTCGCCCAGGATCGCAATCAGTTTGCCGAATTGGCTGTCGACGCTGTCCTCCGACTTAGGTCTTCCGACCTAAACCATAtccaaatcatcaagaaggccgGAGGAAAGCTGAGCGATTCTTACCTTGACGAGGGtttcattcttgacaagaagattgGTGTCAACCAACCCAAGCGactggaaaaggccaagatccTCGTGGCCAACACCTCTATGGATactgacaaggtcaagatttTCGGTGCCCGTGTCAAGGTCGGATCAACAAGCAAGCTCGCCGAGctcgagaaggctgagaaggacaagatgaaggccaaggtggagaagatcaaggcccATGGCATCAACTGCTTTATCAACCGACAACTTATCTACAACTGGCCCGAGCAGCTGTTCACCGATGCTGGTATCATGTCAATTGAGCATGCCGACTTTGACGGTATTGAGCGTTTGGCTTTGGTGACAGGCGGTGAGATCGCCTCCACCTTTGACCACCCCGAGCAGGTCAAGCTTGGCCACTGCGACACAATCGAGGAGGTTATCATTGGTGAGGATACCCTTATCAAGTTCTCCGGTGTATCCGGTGGAGAGGCTTGCACAATTGTTCTCCGAGGTGCCACAGAACAGCTCCTCGATGAGGCTGAGCGAAGTCTGCACGATGCTCTTGCCGTCCTGTCCCAGACCGTCAAGGAGCCCCGAACTACTCTCGGCGGTGGCTGTGCTGAGATGCTTATGGCCAAGGCCGTTGAGGGTGCTGCCACACGAGTTGAGGGTAAGCGACAATTGGCTGTCCAGAGCTTCGCCATTGCCCTTCGACAACTTCCCACTATTCTGGCTGACAACGCTGGTCTTGACTCTGGTGATCTTGTCGCCAGGCTGCGCAAGGCTCTTTACGACGGTCTCACAACTTATGGTCTGGACTTGATGACACCCGGTGGTGGAATCACTGATATGCGGGATCTCGGTGTTATTGAGAGctacaagctcaagaaggctgtCGTTTCTTCGGCCAGCGAGGCCGCAGAG CTTCTTCTCCGAGTAGACGATATCATCCGAGCAGCTCCTCGTCGACGAGAGCGCATGTAA